In Actinomyces radicidentis, one genomic interval encodes:
- a CDS encoding VanZ family protein — MPQTSDAVSPALPTAASTATAGTGARTRRRPHLGEKGRHRARLIAGAYLAVVLVAVTWPSGSDVAGAKSLLGLWFLTPEQKDVTLNLVMVAPLTLLATLGWPRVPWWAWALMGCGLGCGAELTQHLLPALGRRASWWNVLENGAGAWAGAVVAELAVRWALRDRA, encoded by the coding sequence GTGCCGCAGACCTCCGACGCCGTCTCCCCCGCTCTCCCGACCGCCGCCTCGACGGCGACCGCCGGGACCGGCGCCCGCACCCGCCGTCGTCCGCACCTGGGTGAGAAGGGGCGCCACCGCGCCCGCCTCATCGCCGGGGCCTACCTCGCCGTCGTGCTCGTGGCCGTCACCTGGCCCTCGGGGTCCGACGTCGCCGGCGCGAAGTCCCTCCTCGGGCTCTGGTTCCTCACGCCCGAGCAGAAGGACGTCACCCTCAACCTCGTCATGGTCGCGCCGCTCACCCTGCTCGCGACGCTGGGCTGGCCGCGCGTGCCGTGGTGGGCCTGGGCGCTCATGGGCTGCGGCCTCGGCTGCGGCGCCGAGCTCACGCAGCACCTGCTCCCCGCCCTGGGCCGCCGCGCCTCGTGGTGGAACGTCCTGGAGAACGGGGCGGGTGCGTGGGCGGGGGCCGTCGTCGCCGAGCTCGCCGTGCGCTGGGCCCTCCGAGATCGGGCCTGA
- a CDS encoding FhaA domain-containing protein, protein MGFLDKFEKGVESVANRAMSRFSDDVEPIEIASKLRETMDKRAASFARDRSVVPNVFRIHLAPSDVERLRSWGEEEMVTQMEDVATTHAGEQGYSFVGPVEVSFVEDDALTAPAIEIESSTRRGAAAPAAAATASPTHPILDIDGQRYLLTGPVTVIGRGSEADIIVDDSGVSRRHLEIRLTQGHAIATDLGSTNGTFVEGHRVDAATLLDGNTLTIGRTRIMFWDGSQAAGANG, encoded by the coding sequence TTGGGATTCCTGGACAAGTTCGAGAAGGGCGTCGAGAGCGTCGCCAACCGCGCCATGTCGCGCTTCTCCGACGACGTCGAGCCCATCGAGATCGCCTCGAAGCTCCGCGAGACCATGGACAAGCGCGCCGCGTCCTTCGCCCGCGACCGCTCCGTCGTCCCGAACGTCTTCCGCATCCACCTCGCCCCCAGCGACGTCGAGCGCCTGCGCTCCTGGGGCGAGGAGGAGATGGTGACCCAGATGGAGGACGTCGCCACCACCCACGCCGGCGAGCAGGGCTACTCCTTCGTCGGCCCGGTCGAGGTCTCCTTCGTCGAGGACGACGCCCTCACGGCCCCCGCCATCGAGATCGAGTCCTCCACCCGCCGCGGGGCCGCCGCCCCGGCCGCCGCCGCGACCGCCTCGCCGACGCACCCGATCCTCGACATCGACGGCCAGCGCTACCTCCTCACCGGCCCCGTCACGGTCATCGGCCGCGGCTCGGAGGCGGACATCATCGTCGACGACTCCGGCGTCTCGCGCCGCCACCTCGAGATCCGCCTCACCCAGGGCCACGCCATCGCGACGGACCTGGGCTCCACGAACGGCACCTTCGTCGAGGGTCACCGCGTCGACGCCGCCACCCTCCTGGACGGCAACACGCTCACGATCGGCCGCACCCGGATCATGTTCTGGGACGGCAGCCAGGCAGCCGGGGCGAACGGGTGA